In Ciconia boyciana chromosome 12, ASM3463844v1, whole genome shotgun sequence, a genomic segment contains:
- the LOC140658695 gene encoding uracil phosphoribosyltransferase homolog, which yields MTQAAKMPSQALIDPCLWGTEGLKETQREESVRQRPELRQRFSIDPSPSRTWSAPAYKAGLRLFVTTPTGHKYEGVRFEKGNCGVSIMRSGEAMEQGLRDCCRSIRIGKILIQSDEETQRAKVYYAKFPPDIYRRKVLLMYPILSTGNTVIEAVKVLVEHGVQPSVIILLSLFSTPHGAKSIIQEFPEITILTTEVHPVAPTHFGQKYFGTD from the exons ATGACCCAGGCAGCCAAAATGCCATCGCAGGCTCTTATTGATCCCTGTCTCTGGGGGACAGAAGGACTTAAAGAAACACAA CGAGAGGAGTCTGTCCGGCAGCGCCCGGAGCTGCGTCAGAGATTTAGCATCGACCCGAGTCCCTCAAGGACGTGGTCTGCCCCTGCCTACAAG GCAGGCTTGCGCTTGTTCGTGACCACTCCAACAGGACACAAGTATGAAGGAGTCAGGTTTGAAAAGGGAAACTGCGGAGTCAGCATAATGAGAAGCG GCGAGGCAATGGAACAAGGCTTACGAGACTGCTGCAGATCAATCCGCATAGGAAAAATCCTGATACAGAGCGACGAGGAGACTCAAAGGGCGAAAGTGTACTATGCTAAGTTTCCACCAGACATTTACAGGAGAAAAGTTCTTCTTATGTACCCCATACTAA gTACTGGCAATACTGTCATCGAGGCTGTCAAAGTTCTTGTAGAACACGGCGTACAACCAAGTGTCATTATCCTGCTAAGCCTTTTCTCCACACCGCATG GTGCCAAATCTATCATCCAGGAGTTCCCGGAGATCACAATTTTAACCACAGAAGTTCATCCTGTCGCACCAACACACTTTGGACAGAAGTATTTTGGAACAGACTGA